In the genome of Deltaproteobacteria bacterium, the window ATGGCCGGAGACCCATAGGATTTATCCAATATTACATTTCGGCCTTTAGGTCCCAGGGTCACCTTAACGGCATTGGCCAAGGTATCCACCCCTATCCTCATGGACTCGCGGGCCTTTGAATCGTACTTAATCTCTTTCGCTGACATATTTTACTTCCTCCTTTATTCTATTACGCCTAAGATATCTTCTTCTCGCATCATTAAAAATTCTTCGCCTTCGACCTTGATCTCCGTCCCGGAATACTTCCCAAAGAGGATCTTGTCGCCCACCTTGACGTCCAGGGCGAGCTTGGTCCCGTTCTCCAAAATCTTCCCCGGTCCAACGGCAATGACTTTGCCTTCCTGGGGTTTTTCCTTGGCGGAATCCGGGATAATAATCCCTCCTTTGGTCTTTTCTTCTTCCTCAAGCCTCTGTACAATGACCCGATCATGTAATGGCCTAATTTTCATACGTTTACGCTCCTTCTTTCTTTCAAAAAATTCTTGAATTATTAGCACTCGCCTTAATTGAGTGCTATTTCTAATATAAGCTTAAAATTTTAAAATTCAACTAAAAAATTCAAACCGTTGAAATATCCCCCTTTAAAATCCAATTAAGCATCTCATCCTTCCCCCTTCCTTTTGAGGGTTTCACCTGTTTCGGGTACACGGAACAGACCTTACCCGTTCTTTTCCAATCCATGAATGAACACGCGCGTCGATTTCATTGCCATTGCCCGATACTA includes:
- the groES gene encoding co-chaperone GroES — protein: MKIRPLHDRVIVQRLEEEEKTKGGIIIPDSAKEKPQEGKVIAVGPGKILENGTKLALDVKVGDKILFGKYSGTEIKVEGEEFLMMREEDILGVIE